Proteins co-encoded in one Moritella sp. F3 genomic window:
- a CDS encoding phytanoyl-CoA dioxygenase family protein has protein sequence MLKQTQLNSEYDEQGYFVIRNYFSAAEISALREVVLRFHEAWKEDNIQFYRSEAFNSSVITGIDYLECDDRLKLFNFISGKKMMDAVESVIPENAAFMNTQLFFNPVNPKQRDFWHRDCQYDFGVEQQKIAVQETQVVHLRVPLFDELGMELIPGTHKRWDNEEEFNVRQEINGKVSCDSIAGGKVIGLAAGDLLVFSADMIHRGLYGMDRLALDILVFDPDGDFADYVDDECLPSIEMLDKIDDSRLFESTLDLKAQCCV, from the coding sequence GTGTTAAAGCAAACGCAGTTAAACAGCGAATATGATGAGCAAGGTTACTTTGTCATTAGAAATTACTTCAGTGCAGCAGAGATCTCAGCACTGAGAGAAGTAGTATTGAGATTTCATGAGGCTTGGAAAGAGGACAACATACAATTTTATCGCTCTGAAGCGTTCAATTCTTCAGTCATTACCGGCATTGACTACTTAGAGTGCGATGATCGACTCAAGCTTTTCAACTTCATCAGTGGTAAAAAAATGATGGATGCTGTCGAATCGGTGATACCTGAAAATGCTGCATTCATGAATACTCAGCTATTCTTTAACCCTGTAAATCCAAAACAAAGAGATTTCTGGCATCGTGATTGTCAATATGACTTTGGAGTTGAGCAGCAAAAGATAGCCGTTCAAGAGACGCAAGTCGTCCATCTTCGCGTACCTTTATTTGATGAACTCGGCATGGAGCTCATCCCCGGCACGCATAAGCGTTGGGATAACGAAGAAGAATTTAATGTACGCCAGGAGATTAACGGTAAAGTGAGTTGTGACAGTATCGCAGGCGGTAAGGTTATTGGTTTAGCCGCAGGTGATTTGTTGGTGTTCTCTGCTGATATGATCCACCGTGGCCTGTATGGTATGGATAGATTAGCGTTGGATATTTTAGTATTTGATCCCGATGGTGACTTTGCCGACTATGTCGATGACGAATGTTTGCCGAGCATTGAAATGCTTGATAAAATTGATGATTCAAGATTATTTGAAAGTACGCTCGATTTAAAGGCGCAGTGTTGCGTTTGA
- a CDS encoding YkgJ family cysteine cluster protein has translation MDSEYEQIKLFLQNNNKQDLARLRKQIPTFECTPGCHDCCGPVTTSAEEMSRLPYKTDAEHEVALNEYNCVHLGPKGCTVYEERPLICRLFGTTPRMPCPNERRPAEMIDVKVEGQIHHYIKSTRQVLV, from the coding sequence ATGGATTCGGAATACGAACAAATAAAATTATTTTTACAAAACAATAATAAACAAGATCTCGCTCGACTGCGAAAGCAGATCCCGACGTTTGAATGTACACCTGGTTGCCATGATTGTTGTGGGCCAGTGACAACGTCTGCAGAAGAAATGTCGCGCCTGCCGTACAAAACGGATGCAGAGCATGAGGTCGCATTAAATGAATATAATTGCGTACACCTTGGCCCTAAAGGCTGCACTGTCTATGAAGAACGTCCATTGATCTGCCGACTGTTTGGCACTACGCCAAGAATGCCTTGCCCGAATGAGCGCCGACCAGCAGAAATGATTGACGTTAAAGTCGAAGGGCAGATCCATCACTACATCAAGAGCACACGACAAGTTCTGGTGTAA
- a CDS encoding GNAT family N-acetyltransferase: MEFIFASATDKDLNAIIALGESVNEEHVVPLLNSEGKDAIRIAFKSDIDKIKDPQVYSLVKVSVGNEIVGYIGWRDNNYLGHLYVKTPYHGFGIAKRLVNEMKTLSGASLIHVKASIYALGFYQKVGFKATSEELSINSIRYVPMELNVDLQS, from the coding sequence ATGGAATTTATTTTTGCCAGTGCGACAGACAAAGATCTGAATGCCATTATTGCATTAGGTGAGTCAGTCAATGAAGAACACGTCGTCCCTTTACTTAATTCCGAGGGCAAAGACGCCATTCGAATTGCGTTTAAATCTGATATCGATAAAATCAAGGATCCCCAAGTTTACTCACTCGTTAAGGTAAGTGTGGGTAACGAGATTGTCGGGTATATCGGTTGGCGTGATAATAACTATCTTGGCCATCTTTATGTTAAAACGCCATACCATGGTTTCGGTATTGCGAAACGACTGGTCAATGAAATGAAAACCCTGAGTGGCGCAAGTTTAATTCATGTCAAAGCGTCGATTTATGCACTGGGCTTCTATCAAAAAGTCGGCTTTAAGGCTACTTCAGAAGAACTGAGCATCAATAGCATCCGTTATGTCCCAATGGAGTTGAATGTTGATCTGCAATCTTAA
- a CDS encoding sugar O-acetyltransferase, whose amino-acid sequence MSEFEKMCLGIEYDADSLEFDLLRNTAFDLLQNINQRQFKAAKPYVAELLNHIGENSVVCSPFLCEYGKTISIGNDTFINMGVTMLDNAPITIGNNVLIGPSTQFYTPTHSLNYQQRRKWEVQCLPIVVQDDVWIGGNVVICQGVTIGARSIIAAGSVVTKDVAPDTLVGGMPATLIKMLNTTESC is encoded by the coding sequence ATGAGTGAATTTGAAAAGATGTGCTTAGGTATTGAATATGATGCTGATAGTCTAGAGTTTGATCTGCTGAGAAATACTGCGTTTGATTTGCTGCAAAATATTAATCAACGCCAGTTTAAAGCGGCTAAACCTTATGTTGCAGAGTTATTGAATCATATAGGTGAGAACAGTGTTGTATGTTCTCCTTTCTTATGTGAATACGGCAAAACCATTTCAATAGGTAATGATACGTTTATCAATATGGGCGTTACTATGCTAGATAATGCTCCTATAACAATAGGTAATAATGTATTAATTGGCCCTAGCACACAGTTTTATACACCAACACACTCACTTAATTACCAACAACGCAGAAAATGGGAAGTGCAGTGCTTACCAATTGTTGTACAAGATGATGTTTGGATTGGCGGCAATGTTGTTATTTGTCAGGGTGTTACTATTGGCGCTCGTTCTATTATTGCTGCGGGTTCAGTGGTTACTAAAGATGTAGCCCCTGATACTCTTGTTGGTGGTATGCCAGCTACATTGATTAAAATGCTCAACACGACGGAGAGTTGTTAA
- a CDS encoding NAD(P)/FAD-dependent oxidoreductase gives MKIEDNQWHICSNCQGRGKVSKRLRKKVRLSYQRELEQFEKNNSEGIAPVRPKPHLDACSNCKGSGLLRSAIQPVTENGPDTKNYPHVAIIGGGIGGVALAVACLHRGIPFTLYERDSGFEARSQGYGLTLQQASRAIEGLGVVSLEDGIVSTRHVVHTTDGKVIGEWGIRKWVPSDERKLPKRTNVHIARQSLRLALLEQLGGHDSVEWGHQLVDFKQSAAEGVDLSFQVDGEIKHAHADLVVGADGIRSSVRKLLVGDEASPLNYLGCIAILGICPLSAIQSLVDDETLDRTLLDSATVFQTANGHERIYIMPYDADSVMWQLSFPMLEDDAKTLSAQGPKALKEDAIRRCQWHAPIPEILTATPDSLVSGYPVYDRALLKAELLEKGTNATLIGDAAHPMSPFKGQGANQALLDALSLAREITKECRPLSKWRDAGVRASVLNTFEAEMLARSAKKVKESADAAEFLHTDVVLHEGNEPRGRCLNRTEEKQEQ, from the coding sequence TTGAAAATTGAAGATAACCAGTGGCACATTTGTTCAAATTGTCAGGGACGCGGTAAAGTTAGTAAGCGTCTGCGTAAGAAAGTAAGACTTAGCTATCAGCGTGAGTTGGAACAATTTGAAAAGAATAACAGCGAAGGTATTGCGCCTGTTCGACCTAAACCACACCTTGATGCATGTTCTAACTGTAAAGGTTCTGGCCTGCTCCGTTCTGCTATTCAACCTGTTACTGAAAACGGTCCAGATACAAAAAATTACCCACATGTCGCTATTATTGGTGGCGGTATCGGAGGTGTGGCGCTGGCTGTTGCTTGTTTACACCGTGGAATTCCCTTTACCCTTTATGAACGTGATAGCGGCTTTGAAGCCCGCTCTCAAGGTTATGGACTGACGTTACAACAAGCGAGCCGAGCGATTGAAGGTTTGGGTGTCGTTTCGTTAGAGGATGGTATTGTTTCAACTCGGCATGTGGTGCACACCACCGACGGCAAAGTGATTGGCGAATGGGGGATCCGAAAGTGGGTACCGTCAGACGAGAGAAAGCTACCAAAACGTACTAACGTGCATATCGCTAGACAGTCTTTACGTTTAGCGCTGCTTGAGCAATTAGGTGGGCACGATTCTGTAGAATGGGGACATCAGTTGGTTGATTTTAAACAATCTGCGGCTGAAGGTGTTGATTTAAGTTTTCAAGTTGATGGTGAGATAAAGCACGCCCATGCTGATCTTGTCGTTGGCGCGGATGGTATCCGTAGTTCGGTACGTAAATTGCTGGTGGGTGATGAAGCATCACCACTTAACTATTTAGGTTGTATCGCTATTCTAGGTATTTGTCCTTTGTCGGCGATCCAAAGCTTAGTTGATGATGAGACACTTGATCGCACTCTGCTAGACTCTGCAACAGTGTTCCAAACGGCTAACGGCCATGAACGTATCTATATTATGCCTTATGACGCGGATTCGGTTATGTGGCAGCTTAGCTTTCCAATGTTAGAAGATGACGCTAAGACGCTAAGTGCGCAAGGCCCTAAAGCATTGAAAGAAGATGCGATCCGTCGTTGTCAGTGGCATGCTCCTATTCCAGAGATATTAACGGCGACACCTGACTCACTGGTTTCTGGTTATCCTGTGTATGATCGAGCGCTACTCAAAGCTGAGCTATTAGAGAAAGGCACTAACGCAACACTAATCGGTGATGCTGCTCACCCGATGAGTCCATTCAAAGGGCAGGGCGCAAACCAAGCGTTGCTTGATGCGTTGTCTCTCGCAAGAGAAATTACCAAAGAATGTAGACCCTTATCGAAATGGCGTGATGCAGGCGTGCGGGCAAGTGTGTTAAATACATTTGAAGCCGAAATGCTAGCACGCAGTGCTAAGAAAGTGAAAGAGTCTGCAGATGCAGCTGAGTTTTTGCATACCGATGTTGTACTGCATGAGGGCAATGAACCAAGGGGCCGCTGCCTGAATCGAACTGAAGAAAAGCAAGAGCAGTAA
- the catB gene encoding type B chloramphenicol O-acetyltransferase — protein MNNYFESPFVGKSLKEQVTNPNIIVGEHSYYSGYYHNHSFDDCARYLLPDRTDIDQLIIGSYCSIGSGAVFMMAGNQGHQNNWVSTFPFFYQDNENFSDAKDGFERSGDTVIGNDVWIGTEAMIMSGVTIGDGAIIASRAVVTKDVAPYSIVGSNPAKHIRYRFTESEIVQLLEMKWWQWSDEQIKGAMSFMCSSDISGLYDYWQNQNRL, from the coding sequence TTGAATAATTATTTTGAAAGCCCTTTTGTGGGTAAATCATTGAAAGAACAAGTAACAAACCCGAATATTATTGTGGGAGAGCACAGCTACTATTCTGGCTACTACCATAATCATAGTTTTGATGATTGCGCGCGTTATTTACTGCCCGATAGAACTGATATTGATCAGTTAATTATTGGGAGTTATTGCTCAATTGGTTCGGGCGCTGTGTTTATGATGGCCGGTAATCAAGGGCATCAAAATAATTGGGTTAGTACCTTCCCATTTTTTTACCAGGATAATGAAAACTTCTCTGACGCTAAAGATGGTTTTGAACGATCAGGTGATACTGTCATTGGTAATGATGTTTGGATAGGTACTGAAGCGATGATCATGAGTGGTGTCACAATAGGTGACGGTGCTATTATCGCAAGTCGTGCTGTTGTAACCAAGGATGTAGCACCTTATTCCATTGTTGGTTCAAACCCAGCAAAACACATTCGTTATCGTTTTACTGAAAGTGAAATTGTCCAGTTATTAGAAATGAAATGGTGGCAGTGGAGTGATGAGCAAATTAAAGGGGCAATGAGTTTCATGTGCTCATCTGATATTAGTGGCCTGTATGATTATTGGCAAAATCAGAATCGATTATAA
- a CDS encoding AMP-binding protein, which produces MEKTWLKNYPSDVPEFIDISQYDSILDIVEQSCEKHADSIAFLNMGATLTFRQLEQQSRAFAAYLQHDLKMQPGDRCAIMMPNLLQYPIALFGILRAGLIAVNVNPLYTQRELQHQLTDSGAKMIIAISNFGANLEKVLPQTSIEHVIMTNIGDQLQQPKRTMVNFAVKYVKKMVPHFNIENAISMRKVLTAGRKLIYSRPNCKPEDIAYLQYTGGTTGVAKGAMLTHRNIVANVLQVYGQFSPRTLLSKDHVVTPLPLYHIFANSVSLMFIMMIGGRNLLITNPRDMDGFIKELKGYPFTIFFGLNTLFSGMLKNEKFRALDFSHARFTIAGGMSTQEDVAKEWQEVTGMPVVEGYGLTECSPVVCSGIHTQQAYTAGIGVPLPSTEMRVVNDDKQALDINIVGELQVRGPQVMSGYWKQTQATAESIDADGWFSTGDMARMDKDGCFFIVDRKKDMILVSGFNVYSVEIEEVLRLHPDIEEAAVLGLPHQVTGEQVKAFICSSNKALTSKDVQTHCRRYLTAYKVPRDIEFRDDLPKSPVGKVLKRELLPPAPTAV; this is translated from the coding sequence ATGGAAAAAACGTGGTTAAAAAATTACCCAAGCGATGTGCCTGAGTTCATTGATATATCCCAATATGACAGCATTTTAGATATCGTCGAACAAAGCTGCGAGAAACACGCTGATTCAATCGCCTTTTTAAATATGGGCGCAACGCTAACCTTTCGTCAACTAGAACAACAAAGCCGAGCTTTTGCGGCTTACTTACAGCACGACCTGAAGATGCAGCCAGGCGATCGCTGCGCTATTATGATGCCAAATTTATTACAGTACCCTATTGCGCTATTTGGCATACTGCGTGCGGGCTTAATTGCCGTTAATGTTAATCCGTTATACACCCAACGGGAATTACAGCATCAATTAACTGATTCTGGCGCAAAGATGATTATCGCCATTAGTAACTTTGGTGCCAACCTCGAAAAAGTCTTACCACAAACCAGCATCGAACACGTCATCATGACTAACATAGGCGACCAATTACAGCAGCCTAAACGTACTATGGTTAATTTCGCCGTAAAATACGTGAAAAAAATGGTCCCTCATTTTAATATTGAAAACGCAATATCCATGCGAAAAGTACTTACAGCAGGGCGAAAGTTAATTTATAGTCGCCCAAACTGTAAACCAGAGGACATTGCCTACCTACAATACACAGGCGGCACGACAGGCGTAGCTAAAGGCGCGATGTTAACCCACCGCAATATTGTTGCTAACGTATTGCAAGTTTACGGACAATTCTCGCCTCGCACCTTGTTGTCAAAAGACCATGTGGTGACACCGTTACCGCTTTATCATATCTTTGCCAACTCAGTCAGCTTGATGTTTATCATGATGATCGGTGGTCGTAATTTATTAATTACTAACCCAAGAGATATGGATGGCTTTATCAAAGAGCTAAAAGGCTACCCTTTCACTATCTTCTTCGGCTTAAACACCTTGTTCAGCGGCATGTTAAAGAATGAAAAATTCCGTGCATTAGATTTCAGTCATGCGCGCTTCACCATCGCTGGCGGCATGTCGACCCAAGAAGATGTAGCGAAAGAATGGCAAGAAGTCACTGGCATGCCCGTTGTTGAAGGTTATGGATTAACAGAATGCTCGCCAGTTGTATGCAGTGGTATTCACACCCAGCAAGCATATACTGCCGGTATTGGCGTACCGCTACCATCAACAGAAATGCGGGTGGTGAATGATGATAAGCAAGCATTGGATATCAACATTGTAGGTGAGTTACAAGTACGCGGCCCACAAGTGATGTCTGGTTATTGGAAACAAACACAAGCCACAGCTGAATCGATTGATGCCGACGGCTGGTTCTCAACTGGTGATATGGCCCGTATGGATAAAGATGGCTGTTTCTTTATTGTCGATCGTAAAAAAGACATGATCCTAGTATCTGGCTTTAATGTATATTCGGTCGAAATTGAAGAAGTGCTGCGATTACATCCTGATATCGAAGAAGCCGCAGTCCTAGGTCTTCCACATCAAGTAACAGGCGAACAAGTTAAAGCCTTCATCTGTAGCAGCAATAAAGCGCTAACGAGCAAAGATGTGCAAACTCATTGCCGCCGTTATTTGACTGCTTATAAAGTGCCACGTGATATTGAATTTCGTGATGATCTACCTAAAAGCCCTGTAGGAAAAGTACTTAAACGTGAGTTGTTACCGCCAGCACCTACAGCAGTGTAA
- a CDS encoding PhzF family phenazine biosynthesis protein — protein MNKAYILNVFTGEHAQGNPAAVVKLTTWLSDMELQVLSKDLGQPVTSFIVATEQGYAIRWFAGNVEIDLCGHGSLAAAAAIFEITPEHALDVKLHSQHGIITVKKLADGYSMVMPSWTAEPSLDLDGNCYGDACGKRLGLDPIDVFATRDLILVLEDEDQVRNFKPDFSVIKGIDDYHAVIVTAQKGDTGYVLRFFAPKIGIDEDIATGSAQCSLVPYWSSKLLTEQLETRQLEVHQLSREGGYFQVTQNPNDSIELTVNVLLKSIVNLDEVHQHTLLQSVP, from the coding sequence GTGAATAAAGCATATATATTAAATGTATTTACAGGTGAACACGCGCAGGGTAATCCAGCTGCTGTAGTCAAGTTGACAACCTGGTTGTCAGACATGGAATTACAGGTGTTATCTAAAGATTTAGGCCAACCGGTGACATCGTTTATTGTTGCTACCGAGCAGGGTTATGCTATTCGTTGGTTTGCTGGTAACGTCGAAATCGACTTATGTGGCCATGGCAGTTTAGCGGCTGCGGCGGCTATTTTTGAAATAACACCAGAGCATGCATTAGACGTTAAACTGCATAGTCAGCATGGAATAATTACCGTCAAAAAATTAGCCGATGGTTATTCAATGGTTATGCCGAGTTGGACTGCTGAGCCGAGTCTTGACTTAGATGGTAATTGTTATGGTGATGCTTGTGGAAAGCGACTTGGTCTAGATCCTATCGATGTTTTTGCAACCAGAGATTTGATTTTAGTACTTGAGGATGAGGACCAAGTTCGTAACTTCAAGCCTGACTTTTCAGTCATTAAGGGAATCGATGATTACCATGCAGTGATAGTGACTGCGCAGAAAGGTGATACTGGTTATGTACTCAGATTCTTCGCTCCTAAAATTGGCATTGATGAAGATATTGCGACAGGATCTGCTCAATGTTCATTGGTGCCATATTGGTCAAGCAAGCTGTTAACAGAGCAATTAGAAACTCGTCAATTAGAAGTACATCAGCTATCTCGCGAAGGCGGGTACTTTCAAGTCACTCAAAACCCAAATGATAGTATTGAATTGACAGTAAATGTATTGCTTAAGAGCATTGTTAACCTAGACGAAGTACATCAACATACTTTACTACAGTCAGTACCTTAG
- a CDS encoding alpha/beta hydrolase yields the protein MRKCIQHPKLLSSLALMWAVLTLPACSLQEISRQSDALASTGNITGEVSVQGESNAPIYVHLYRRENAVIKLIDKNTVQSNGQYLFTVQPGTYSVAAFIDGNNTDGTVSYNSTANRAIKNDGEYVAGDWVNYYGQDQGEPTFVVVAVDEEVSVPRLVIKGPITLRPNIDVMKQLGKNTKNIGRVVSLDDAMFGRDFASMGLWRPFDFVEQVGGGLLLLQEYDENKIPLLFVHGMGGSSAEFVDIVASIDQHKYQPWILYYPSGVNLDLVSDYLLEALQQLSHQYQFKQLGIIAHSMGGLMIRSYVMKKQQSAAPYDVKFVVTVNSPLYGMESAAKGVKNSPIVLQAWIDVARDSAYVKRVHSWPWPDTIPYHLVFSYLPGEDGDGVVPLNSQLSQSLQREATQIHGFEAQHADILKQPIFMEKLNDILADF from the coding sequence ATGCGAAAGTGTATACAACATCCTAAATTGTTGTCCTCACTGGCGCTAATGTGGGCTGTACTTACGTTGCCTGCATGCAGTTTGCAAGAGATAAGTAGGCAGTCAGATGCACTGGCTTCGACAGGCAATATTACTGGTGAAGTCAGCGTGCAAGGTGAATCCAACGCCCCCATTTATGTGCACTTATACCGACGTGAAAACGCGGTCATCAAACTGATCGATAAAAACACTGTTCAGTCTAACGGGCAATACTTATTTACTGTACAGCCTGGGACTTACAGTGTTGCGGCCTTTATTGATGGTAACAATACTGATGGAACGGTTTCTTATAATAGTACCGCTAATCGCGCTATTAAAAACGATGGTGAATATGTTGCTGGTGACTGGGTCAATTATTACGGTCAAGACCAAGGTGAACCTACATTCGTAGTTGTTGCGGTAGATGAAGAAGTTTCAGTGCCGCGACTAGTGATTAAAGGACCGATAACTTTACGGCCTAACATTGATGTGATGAAACAGTTAGGCAAGAATACTAAAAATATAGGCCGAGTTGTGTCGCTAGACGATGCTATGTTCGGGCGTGATTTTGCCTCCATGGGATTATGGCGCCCATTTGATTTTGTCGAACAAGTCGGCGGTGGTTTATTGCTATTGCAAGAATACGATGAGAATAAAATACCCTTGTTATTCGTTCATGGTATGGGTGGTTCGAGTGCTGAGTTTGTTGACATAGTCGCGAGTATTGACCAGCACAAATACCAGCCTTGGATACTTTATTACCCCAGTGGTGTTAACTTAGATTTAGTCAGTGATTATCTGCTCGAAGCGCTGCAACAGTTGTCCCATCAATACCAATTTAAACAATTGGGGATCATTGCTCATAGTATGGGCGGCTTGATGATCCGCTCTTACGTAATGAAGAAACAGCAATCAGCGGCGCCTTACGATGTGAAATTTGTGGTGACGGTTAATAGCCCGCTATATGGTATGGAAAGTGCAGCGAAGGGGGTCAAAAATTCCCCCATAGTGCTCCAAGCCTGGATCGATGTTGCGCGAGATAGTGCCTACGTAAAACGTGTTCATAGTTGGCCTTGGCCAGATACAATACCGTATCATTTAGTGTTTTCTTATCTGCCTGGGGAAGATGGTGATGGGGTTGTGCCATTGAATAGCCAGTTGTCACAATCACTACAGCGGGAAGCGACGCAAATTCATGGCTTTGAAGCTCAGCATGCTGACATTCTTAAACAGCCTATTTTTATGGAAAAGCTCAATGACATTCTCGCAGATTTTTAG
- a CDS encoding LysR family transcriptional regulator — protein MIQDRASQMALFHTLVQTGSFTAAAHTLSVSVSHVSKHLKCLEADLNVKLVQRSTRSFTLTDAGQQFARYCADVVSSVQDADVMMANLQDEVSGILRLGVSQSFGTIHIIPAIEQFRKLHPDLHVEVSLFDYKTNMIDDGLDLWLTNIEDIPEGYVAQHLADTRFVVAASPDYLMHHSAPLHPQELEQHNCLIYQSRERNYGLWSFKQGNEAVYINVNGDYRVDLAEAIRDAAISGWGIAYLATYLLTDEFRTGKLIQLLPEWQASQAMRFYAVYPSRKHLPKKISAAIAFFKEYIGQPSYWDQKLKSQITI, from the coding sequence TTGATTCAAGATCGCGCTAGCCAAATGGCACTCTTTCATACCTTGGTACAAACCGGTAGTTTTACTGCTGCAGCACATACACTCAGTGTGTCGGTTTCCCATGTCAGCAAACACCTTAAATGCTTAGAAGCAGATTTAAACGTTAAGTTGGTGCAACGATCCACCCGCAGTTTCACGCTAACGGATGCCGGGCAACAATTTGCGCGTTATTGCGCTGACGTGGTTAGTAGTGTGCAAGACGCAGATGTGATGATGGCTAATTTGCAAGATGAAGTCAGCGGTATTCTGCGGTTAGGCGTATCGCAATCGTTTGGCACGATTCATATCATTCCCGCGATTGAGCAATTTAGAAAGTTACATCCAGACCTGCATGTTGAAGTGAGCCTGTTCGATTATAAAACCAATATGATTGATGATGGTTTAGATCTTTGGTTAACCAACATTGAAGATATTCCAGAAGGTTACGTTGCCCAGCATTTAGCGGATACCCGTTTTGTTGTTGCGGCATCGCCAGATTACCTGATGCATCATAGTGCGCCATTACATCCACAAGAACTGGAACAGCATAACTGTCTTATCTACCAAAGTCGTGAACGTAACTATGGCTTATGGTCATTTAAGCAAGGTAATGAGGCGGTATACATTAATGTAAATGGTGATTACCGTGTTGATCTAGCTGAAGCGATCCGCGATGCGGCAATATCGGGGTGGGGCATTGCTTACCTGGCGACGTATTTACTTACCGATGAGTTTAGAACGGGTAAGTTAATACAACTGTTACCGGAATGGCAGGCGAGTCAGGCTATGCGTTTTTATGCTGTATACCCGAGTCGTAAGCATTTACCGAAGAAGATCAGCGCAGCAATCGCCTTTTTTAAAGAATATATTGGTCAACCTTCATACTGGGATCAAAAATTAAAGTCGCAGATCACCATTTAA
- a CDS encoding GFA family protein encodes MLKQVGNTKIQPRHKATCHCGSVELELSLPNGIENPRRCDCSICRRKGAIVGSVNLDGIRIVKGNEYLKLYEFNTATAKHYFCSHCGIYTHHQRRSNPNEYGFNIACLEGVNPFDLGDVVTNDGVNHPADR; translated from the coding sequence ATGTTGAAGCAAGTCGGGAATACGAAGATCCAACCTAGACATAAAGCAACTTGCCATTGCGGCTCTGTTGAACTTGAATTATCACTGCCGAATGGTATCGAAAATCCGCGCCGTTGTGATTGCTCTATATGTCGCCGTAAAGGAGCTATAGTTGGTTCTGTTAATTTAGACGGTATTCGCATTGTAAAAGGCAATGAATATCTAAAATTATATGAATTTAATACGGCTACAGCTAAACATTATTTTTGTTCTCATTGTGGTATTTATACGCATCATCAGCGACGTTCAAATCCCAATGAATATGGTTTTAATATAGCTTGTTTGGAAGGTGTCAATCCATTTGATTTAGGTGATGTTGTCACTAATGATGGGGTCAATCACCCTGCGGATAGGTAG
- a CDS encoding septal ring lytic transglycosylase RlpA family protein: MKKLSLTITIFVLAMLTGCSSTLTTGSPKTIAYSKSHDLVGDASWYGSKYHGKRTASGETYNMRAYTAAHKTLPFGTVVRVTNTVNNKSVDVKINDRGPFVRGRVIDLSQKAFEQIGNTHKGVVPVRIDILDDSNTFRYKH, encoded by the coding sequence ATGAAGAAATTAAGTCTTACTATCACAATTTTCGTCCTTGCTATGCTGACGGGTTGCTCATCCACATTGACAACTGGCTCACCTAAAACGATAGCGTATTCAAAATCTCACGACCTTGTTGGTGATGCGTCTTGGTATGGCAGTAAATATCATGGCAAGCGAACGGCTAGCGGTGAGACATACAATATGAGGGCGTACACTGCTGCGCATAAAACCCTGCCATTTGGTACTGTCGTAAGGGTGACAAATACAGTCAATAACAAGTCTGTGGATGTAAAAATTAATGATAGAGGGCCATTTGTTCGAGGCAGAGTAATAGACCTATCTCAAAAGGCATTTGAACAGATAGGCAATACCCATAAAGGTGTCGTGCCAGTCAGAATAGACATACTGGACGATAGTAATACTTTTAGATACAAGCACTAG
- a CDS encoding GFA family protein, whose amino-acid sequence MYNGSCLCGSIQFELNGAISDPIYCHCSRCRKSSGSAYATNGFVNASELEITDIKNVLKYYESSEGKRKYFCATCGSPIYSSNSAKPDKLRIRLGVIDSDIIERPISHNFITSKGNWEELDATLPMYEKYEPSRK is encoded by the coding sequence ATGTATAATGGAAGTTGTTTGTGCGGATCTATTCAGTTTGAATTGAATGGTGCAATTTCAGATCCGATTTATTGTCATTGTTCACGTTGTCGTAAATCAAGTGGGAGTGCCTATGCTACAAATGGATTTGTGAATGCGTCTGAACTTGAAATTACCGATATTAAGAATGTACTTAAATACTATGAGAGCAGTGAAGGAAAACGAAAGTACTTCTGTGCTACGTGCGGCTCTCCAATCTATAGCTCAAATTCCGCTAAGCCTGACAAACTAAGAATACGTTTAGGTGTGATTGATAGCGATATCATAGAGCGACCAATTTCCCATAATTTCATTACATCGAAAGGAAACTGGGAGGAACTAGATGCGACATTACCAATGTATGAAAAGTATGAGCCTTCAAGAAAGTAG